The Mercurialis annua linkage group LG2, ddMerAnnu1.2, whole genome shotgun sequence genome contains a region encoding:
- the LOC126669516 gene encoding protein PSK SIMULATOR 1 — translation MVAEAWILKMGNQVSSNLKQALLVEPHKHKHKHKHKNLNTIGILSFEVANVMSKTVHLYKSLTHSEVSRLKLDIFKSQGVNNLVSTDETYLLQLALAEKLDDLNRVATIVSRLGKKCAEPALQGFEHVYGDIVSGVIDVKQLGFLVKDMEGMVRKMERYVNATSNLYAEMEVLNELEQATKKFQHEESRRAFEQKLVWQKQDVRHLKEISLWNQTYDKVVELLARTVCTLYAKICSVFGESLLKKESIEDTGGSSSSSSSKDESEFSSQIIGSGLLKRDTSRTSSHGFQLRKEMSIKPKVYSRRGEEAVFRTEEVVFPCVTSPGRLFMDCLSLSSSASKLENDEDDIVIDNDDRSSQISGCCSTANGGMKRERPSITGFSNRTTSGFSCGGDQRQPRFNVINAYFNCKSRLTVRAPPSTIGGSALALRYANVIIILEKLLRYPHLVGDEARDDLYQMLPTSLRMSLRINLKSYVKNLAIYDAPLAHDWKDTLDGILSWLAPLAHNMIRWQSERNFEQHQIVKRTNVLLLQTLYFADRVKTEGAICELLVGLNYICRYEHQQNALLDCASSFDFEDCMQWQLQCRAAFAE, via the coding sequence ATGGTGGCTGAAGCTTGGATTCTGAAGATGGGCAACCAGGTAAGTAGTAATTTAAAGCAAGCATTACTTGTTGAACCCCACAAGCACAAGCACAAGCACAAACACAAGAACCTAAACACCATTGGAATTCTTTCGTTTGAAGTTGCTAATGTTATGTCTAAAACTGTTCATCTTTATAAATCCCTTACTCACTCCGAGGTTTCTAGGCTCAAACTCGACATCTTCAAATCCCAGGGGGTTAACAATTTGGTCTCCACCGATGAAACCTACCTTCTTCAGCTTGCTTTAGCTGAGAAGCTTGATGACTTGAATAGGGTTGCCACCATTGTTTCTAGATTGGGGAAAAAGTGTGCGGAGCCTGCTTTGCAAGGCTTTGAGCATGTTTATGGGGATATAGTGAGTGGGGTCATCGATGTTAAGCAATTAGGGTTCTTAGTTAAGGATATGGAAGGGATGGTTAGGAAAATGGAGAGGTATGTGAATGCGACTTCCAATTTGTATGCTGAGATGGAGGTGTTAAATGAATTAGAGCAGGCTACTAAGAAGTTTCAGCACGAGGAGAGTCGTAGAGCCTTCGAGCAGAAACTTGTTTGGCAGAAGCAGGACGTGCGCCATCTTAAGGAGATTTCGCTTTGGAATCAGACTTATGATAAAGTTGTTGAATTGCTGGCTAGGACCGTGTGTACTCTTTACGCTAAGATTTGTTCCGTATTTGGAGAATCTCTATTGAAGAAGGAGAGCATTGAGGATACTGGAGGAAGCAGTTCTTCCTCGTCTTCCAAAGATGAATCCGAGTTTTCAAGTCAGATCATTGGTTCAGGTTTACTTAAACGGGATACTAGTCGAACAAGCAGTCATGGGTTTCAATTGAGAAAGGAGATGAGTATCAAGCCCAAAGTCTATTCACGCAGAGGCGAAGAAGCTGTGTTTCGGACTGAAGAAGTTGTTTTCCCATGTGTCACTAGTCCCGGGAGGCTTTTCATGGATTGCCTTAGTTTAAGTAGTTCAGCTTCTAAACTGGAGAACGATGAAGATGATATTGTTATCGATAATGATGACCGGAGTAGCCAAATTTCTGGTTGCTGTAGTACTGCAAATGGCGGAATGAAGAGAGAACGCCCAAGTATTACAGGGTTTTCTAATCGAACCACAAGTGGTTTTTCGTGTGGTGGAGATCAGAGGCAACCTAGGTTTAATGTCATAAATGCGTATTTCAACTGTAAAAGTAGGTTGACAGTGCGTGCTCCGCCTTCTACTATAGGAGGATCTGCTCTCGCCTTGCGTTATGCAAATGTCATCATTATTTTAGAGAAGCTGCTTCGCTATCCTCATTTAGTCGGCGACGAAGCCAGGGATGATTTGTATCAAATGTTACCGACAAGCTTAAGAATGTCATTAAGGATTAATCTCAAGTCTTATGTCAAGAATCTGGCTATCTACGATGCTCCTCTTGCCCATGATTGGAAAGACACACTTGACGGGATTTTAAGTTGGCTGGCGCCTCTAGCACACAACATGATCAGGTGGCAAAGTGAGCGTAACTTCGAGCAGCATCAAATTGTCAAACGAACAAATGTGCTTTTGCTTCAGACGTTATATTTCGCCGACAGGGTAAAAACAGAGGGAGCTATCTGTGAGCTACTTGTCGGGTTGAATTACATATGTCGATACGAACATCAGCAAAATGCTTTACTGGATTGTGCGAGTAGCTTTGATTTTGAAGATTGCATGCAGTGGCAATTGCAGTGCCGAGCTGCTTTTGCTGAATGA
- the LOC126666923 gene encoding bet1-like SNARE 1-2 isoform X2: MSYRRDIRNSKSALFDEGLEEGGLRASSSYSHSHTINQHHNDEAVDSLQDRVSFLKKLTGDIHEEVESHNRLLDRMGNKMDVSRGVLSGTMDRFKMVFEKKSGRRTCVLAGFFIASFLVIYYLIRRWPMSNL; the protein is encoded by the exons ATGAGTTACAGAAG GGATATTCGCAATTCAAAATCGGCTCTCTTTGATGAGGGTCTCGAAGAGGGCGGTCTCAGGGCCTCTTCTTCATATTCCCATAGTCATACTATTAACCAACATCATAACGACGAAGCCGTGGACAGTTTGCAAGACAGAGTCAGTTTCCTCAAGAAA TTAACAGGTGACATTCATGAGGAAGTTGAGAGCCATAATCGTTTGCTCGATCGGATG GGCAACAAGATGGACGTATCTAGGGGTGTATTGTCAGGAACCATGGATCGATTCAAAATG GTATTTGAGAAGAAATCAGGTCGGAGAACATGTGTACTAGCAGGGTTTTTTATTGCctcatttttagtgatatactATCTTATAAG GCGATGGCCGATGAGCAATTTGTAA
- the LOC126666923 gene encoding bet1-like SNARE 1-2 isoform X1: MSYRRDIRNSKSALFDEGLEEGGLRASSSYSHSHTINQHHNDEAVDSLQDRVSFLKKLTGDIHEEVESHNRLLDRMGNKMDVSRGVLSGTMDRFKMVFEKKSGRRTCVLAGFFIASFLVIYYLIRILRYAQA; this comes from the exons ATGAGTTACAGAAG GGATATTCGCAATTCAAAATCGGCTCTCTTTGATGAGGGTCTCGAAGAGGGCGGTCTCAGGGCCTCTTCTTCATATTCCCATAGTCATACTATTAACCAACATCATAACGACGAAGCCGTGGACAGTTTGCAAGACAGAGTCAGTTTCCTCAAGAAA TTAACAGGTGACATTCATGAGGAAGTTGAGAGCCATAATCGTTTGCTCGATCGGATG GGCAACAAGATGGACGTATCTAGGGGTGTATTGTCAGGAACCATGGATCGATTCAAAATG GTATTTGAGAAGAAATCAGGTCGGAGAACATGTGTACTAGCAGGGTTTTTTATTGCctcatttttagtgatatactATCTTATAAG GATTCTCAGATACGCCCAAGCTTAA